A stretch of Phragmites australis chromosome 12, lpPhrAust1.1, whole genome shotgun sequence DNA encodes these proteins:
- the LOC133886235 gene encoding probable methyltransferase PMT26: protein MALFDRNQRQRSPFCSTATFVLFVALCFVGLWMMSSPETVPAAMSASSEKVKADVKEEDSSIDATNTVKQDSANVVAETTTAAAEGAEVVENPAKPAGDVKGGAEGDGGKASSKNQSFDDENGTTEGGDLVKPGVGETDGAAVQGKSVEESTSAGTDEKGTGGQDKNAEQTSIDLKDAISQDKNAEETAAATGAKESGSVVVGDGIKNQTFDDENGKMDGVDLVKDDGNKTLISDESAQAEAAALTVKPLAEAVAATTATDNKEEAALSETDTTATATTTTSEEEKKQDGGEQQLPAAEALPNVQAELLTERAAQNGSFTTQAAESTKEKKKRAEKGKKGKKKAAEDAGAASFAWKLCNSSAGTDYIPCLDNEAAIKKLRTTKHYEHRERHCPAEPPTCLVPAPPEYRDPIRWPHSRDKIWYHNVPHTKLAAYKGHQNWVKVSGEHLTFPGGGTQFKHGALHYIDLIQEALPEVAWGRRSRVVLDVGCGVASFGGYLFDRDTLTMSLAPKDEHEAQVQFALERGIPAISAVMGTRRLPFPGNVFDVVHCARCRVPWHIEGGMLLLELNRLLRPGGFFVWSATPVYQKLPEDVEIWDEMVKLTKAMCWEVVGKTKDTVDQVGLIIFRKPENNGCYEKRRQKEPSLCEPSDDPNAAWNITLRACMHRVPDDPSLRGSRWPELWPERVGKAPYWLDRSQVGVYGKPAPDDFAADLEHWKKVVGSSYLTGMGIDWKTVRNVMDMRAVYGGFAAALREMNVWVMNVVTIDSPDTLPVIYERGLFGIYHDWCESFSTYPRSYDLLHADQLFSKLKPRCKVLPVIVEVDRVLRPNGKLIVRDDKETVDEVQRVVRSLQWEVRMTVSKRNQALLCARKTTWRPTEVEAR, encoded by the exons ATGGCCTTGTTCGATCGAAACCAGAGGCAGCGGTCGCCGTTCTGCTCGACGGCGACCTTCGTTTTATTCGTGGCGCTCTGCTTCGTTGGCCTGTGGATGATGTCCTCGCCGGAGACCGTCCCGGCGGCCATGTCGGCGTCGTCGGAGAAGGTCAAGGCCGACGTCAAGGAGGAGGACAGTTCCATCGACGCCACCAACACCGTCAAGCAGGACAGCGCCAACGTCGTCGCGGAGACGACGACAGCCGCCGCCGAGGGAGCCGAGGTCGTCGAGAACCCCGCAAAGCCCGCCGGCGACGTCAAGGGCGGTGCGGAAGGCGACGGTGGCAAGGCGTCGTCCAAGAACCAGTCGTTCGATGACGAGAACGGCACGACGGAGGGCGGGGACCTCGTGAAGCCGGGGGTCGGGGAGACGGACGGTGCCGCGGTTCAGGGGAAGAGCGTCGAGGAGTCAACCTCGGCGGGGACTGACGAGAAGGGGACCGGCGGTCAGGACAAGAACGCTGAGCAGACGTCGATTGACTTGAAGGATGCGATCAGCCAGGACAAGAACGCCGAGGAGACGGCAGCGGCGACCGGCGCGAAGGAGAGCGGCTCCGTGGTCGTCGGCGACGGGATCAAGAACCAGACGTTCGACGACGAGAACGGCAAGATGGATGGCGTTGACCTGGTGAAGGACGACGGCAACAAGACTCTCATCTCGGACGAGAGTGCTCAGGCCGAAGCAGCCGCGTTGACGGTGAAGCCATTGGCTGAAGCGGTGGCGGCGACCACCGCCACTGACAACAAAGAGGAGGCGGCGTTGTCTGAAACTGACACCACTGCCACTGCAACTACGACTACTTccgaagaggagaagaaacaagaCGGCGGTGAGCAGCAGCtgccggcggcggaggcgctgCCGAACGTTCAGGCTGAGCTGCTGACGGAGCGCGCCGCGCAGAACGGGTCGTTCACGACGCAGGCAGCGGAGTccaccaaggagaagaagaagcgcgCCGAGAAGGGAAAGAAAGGCAAGAAGAAGGCTGCGGAGGATGCCGGCGCCGCGTCGTTCGCGTGGAAACTGTGCAACTCTAGCGCCGGCACAGACTACATCCCGTGTCTGGACAACGAGGCGGCCATCAAGAAGCTCCGAACGACGAAGCACTACGAGCACCGGGAGCGGCACTGCCCTGCCGAGCCGCCGACGTGCCTGGTCCCGGCTCCGCCGGAGTACCGGGATCCGATCCGGTGGCCGCACAGCCGCGACAAGATCTGGTACCACAACGTGCCGCACACGAAGCTGGCGGCGTACAAGGGGCACCAGAATTGGGTGAAGGTCTCCGGCGAGCACCTGACGTTCCCCGGCGGCGGCACGCAGTTCAAGCACGGCGCGCTGCACTACATAGACCTGATCCAGGAGGCGCTTCCAGAGGTGGCGTGGGGGCGGCGCAGCCGCGTGGTGCTCGACGTCGGCTGCGGCGTGGCCAGCTTCGGCGGCTACCTGTTCGACCGAGACACGCTCACCATGTCGCTGGCGCCCAAGGACGAGCACGAGGCACAGGTGCAGTTCGCGCTGGAGCGCGGCATCCCGGCCATCTCCGCCGTGATGGGCACGCGCCGCCTCCCCTTCCCCGGCAACGTCTTCGACGTCGTCCACTGCGCACGCTGCCGCGTGCCCTGGCACATCGAGGGCGGCATGCTTCTCCTCGAGCTCAAccgcctcctccgccctggCGGCTTCTTTGTCTGGTCGGCTACGCCGGTCTACCAGAAGCTTCCGGAAGATGTCGAGATCTGGGACG AAATGGTGAAGCTGACGAAGGCGATGTGCTGGGAGGTGGTGGGGAAGACCAAGGACACCGTCGACCAGGTCGGCCTCATCATCTTCCGGAAGCCGGAGAACAACGGCTGCTACGAGAAGAGGAGGCAGAAGGAGCCGTCGTTGTGCGAACCCTCAGACGATCCCAACGCAGCATG GAACATAACactgcgtgcgtgcatgcaccGGGTGCCTGACGATCCATCGCTGCGAGGCTCACGGTGGCCGGAGCTGTGGCCGGAGAGGGTGGGCAAGGCCCCTTACTGGCTAGACAGAAGCCAAGTGGGTGTGTACGGCAAGCCGGCCCCCGACGACTTTGCGGCGGATCTCGAGCACTGGAAGAAGGTGGTCGGGAGCTCGTACCTCACCGGCATGGGCATCGACTGGAAGACCGTCAGGAACGTCATGGACATGAGAGCCGTCTACGGAGGGTTCGCGGCGGCGCTGCGGGAGATGAACGTGTGGGTCATGAACGTGGTGACGATCGACTCGCCGGACACGCTGCCGGTGATCTACGAGCGCGGCCTGTTCGGGATCTACCACGACTGGTGCGAGTCCTTCAGCACCTACCCGAGGTCCTACGACCTCCTCCATGCCGACCAGCTCTTCTCCAAGCTCAAACCCAG GTGCAAGGTGTTGCCGGTGATCGTGGAGGTGGACCGGGTGCTGCGGCCGAATGGCAAGCTCATCGTGCGCGACGACAAGGAGACGGTCGACGAGGTGCAGCGCGTGGTGAGGTCGCTGCAGTGGGAGGTCAGGATGACCGTCTCCAAGCGCAACCAGGCACTGCTCTGCGCCAGGAAGACGACGTGGCGGCCCACGGAAGTCGAGGCCAGATGA
- the LOC133886236 gene encoding aldehyde dehydrogenase family 3 member H1-like: MAEGVARELRASFAAGRTRPAEWRAAQLRALVRMIEEKEADISDALHADLAKTHMESYLHEISLAKSACKFALKGLKNWAKPEKVPSAITTFPSTAQIVSEPLGVVLIISAWNYPFLLSIDPVIGAIAAGNAVVLKPSEIAPTTSSLFAKLLPEYVDNSCIKVVEGGVLETTVLLEQKWDKIFYTGSGTVGRIVMAAAAKHLTPVALELGGKCPVIVDSDIDLHVAVKRIAVGKWGCNNGQACIAPDYIITTKSFAPELVDSLKRVLERFYGKDPLQSADLSRIVNSNHFHRLTNLIEDKKVADKIVYGGETDEKQLKIAPTVLLDVPLDTALMTGEIFGPLLPIVTVEKIEESIDFINSKTKPLAAYLFTKNKKLQDEFVANVPAGGMLVNDIALHLTNPHLPFGGVGDSGMGSYHGKFSFDCFSHKKAVLIRGFGGEATARYPPYTQEKQKILRGLINGSFIALILALLGFPREKR; this comes from the exons aTGGCGGAGGGGGTGGCGCGGGAGCTGCGGGCGAGCTTCGCGGCGGGGCGGACGCGGCCGGCGGAGTGGCGGGCGGCGCAGCTGCGGGCGCTCGTCAGGATGATCGAGGAGAAGGAGGCCGACATCAGCGACGCGCTCCACGCCGACCTCGCCAAGACACACATGGAGTCATACCTCCACGAG ATATCACTTGCGAAGTCCGCCTGCAAATTTGCGCTCAAGGGGCTGAAGAACTGGGCGAAGCCTGAGAAG GTACCTTCTGCCATAACTACATTCCCATCCACTGCGCAAATCGTATCGGAGCCCCTTGGCGTCGTGCTCATCATCTCGGCGTGGAACTACCCTTTCT TGCTCTCTATCGACCCAGTCATTGGAGCAATCGCAGCTGGAAATGCTGTTGTTCTGAAGCCTTCAGAAATTGCTCCAACCACTTCATCATTGTTCGCAAAACTTCTACCTGAGTATGTTGATAACTCCTGTATAAAAGTTGTGGAAGGAGGCGTTCTGGAAACAACTGTACTCTTGGAACAAAAATGGGACAAGATATTTTACACAG GCAGTGGAACTGTAGGACGCATAGTAATGGCGGCAGCTGCAAAGCATCTAACCCCGGTGGCTTTGGAGCTCGGTGGAAAATGCCCTGTTATTGTTGATTCTGACATTGATCTTCAT GTTGCTGTTAAGAGGATTGCTGTTGGTAAATGGGGGTGTAACAATGGCCAAGCATGTATTGCTCCAGATTACATCATAACGACGAAGTCATTCGCTCCAGAGCTG GTGGACTCTTTGAAACGAGTTCTGGAAAGGTTCTATGGAAAGGATCCTCTGCAATCAGCAGACTTATCTCGTATTGTGAATTCTAATCATTTCCACAGATTGACAAATTTGATAGAAGATAAGAAAGTTGCTGACAAGATTGTCTACGGTGGAGAGACAGATGAGAAGCAACT AAAAATTGCTCCTACGGTATTGTTAGATGTTCCTCTTGATACAGCCCTTATGACTGGGGAAATATTCGGCCCCCTCCTCCCTATCGTGACG GTTGAAAAGATCGAAGAAAGCATCGATTTCATCAACTCCAAGACTAAGCCGCTTGCAGCCTATCTTTTcaccaagaacaagaagctgCAAGACGAGTTTGTGGCAAACGTCCCTGCAGGAGGAATGCTTGTAAACGATATCGCGCTACAT CTCACCAACCCGCATTTGCCGTTCGGCGGGGTCGGCGACAGTGGGATGGGCTCCTACCACGGGAAATTCAGCTTCGACTGCTTCAGCCACAAGAAGGCGGTCCTGATCCGCGGCTTCGGCGGCGAAGCGACCGCCAGGTACCCGCCGTACACGCAGGAGAAGCAGAAGATCCTGAGGGGCCTGATCAACGGCAGCTTCATCGCCCTGATCCTTGCACTCCTTGGGTTCCCAAGGGAGAAGCGTTAG